In Phacochoerus africanus isolate WHEZ1 chromosome 2, ROS_Pafr_v1, whole genome shotgun sequence, one DNA window encodes the following:
- the FOXE1 gene encoding forkhead box protein E1: MTAESGPPPPPPQQSEALAAVKQERGEAGAGVPAEAAGRGAGGRRRKRPLQRGKPPYSYIALIAMAIAHAPERRLTLGGIYKFITERFPFYRDNPKKWQNSIRHNLTLNDCFLKIPREAGRPGKGNYWALDPNAEDMFESGSFLRRRKRFKRSDLSTYPAYMHDAAAAAAAAAAAAAAAIFPGAVPAARPPYPGAVYASYAPPSLAAPPPVYYPAASPGPCRVFGLVPERPLSPELGPSPSGPAGSCAFASAGASAATTGYQPTGCAGARPANPSAYAAAYAGPDGAYPQGASSALFAATGRLAGPSSPPAGGSSGGVETAVDFYGRTSPGQFGALAPCYNPGGQLGTGSGGTYHARHAAAYPSGVDRFVSAM, translated from the coding sequence ATGACGGCCGAGAGCgggccgccaccgccgccgccgcagcagTCGGAGGCGCTGGCGGCCGTGAAGCAGGAGAGGGGTGAGGCGGGGGCCGGGGTCCCGGCGGAGGCCGCGGGTCGCGGCGCGGGCGGGAGGCGGCGGAAGCGCCCCCTGCAGCGCGGGAAGCCGCCTTACAGCTATATTGCGCTCATTGCCATGGCCATCGCGCACGCGCCGGAGCGCCGCCTCACCTTGGGTGGCATCTACAAGTTCATAACCGAACGTTTCCCTTTCTACCGCGACAATCCCAAAAAGTGGCAGAACAGCATCCGCCACAACCTCACACTCAACGACTGCTTCCTCAAGATCCCGCGCGAGGCCGGCCGCCCGGGCAAGGGTAACTACTGGGCCCTCGACCCCAACGCCGAGGACATGTTCGAGAGCGGCAGCTTTCTGCGCCGCCGCAAGCGCTTCAAGCGCTCTGACCTCTCCACCTACCCGGCTTATATGCACGACGCGgctgccgccgctgctgctgccgccgccgccgccgctgccgccatCTTCCCGGGAGCTGTGCCTGCTGCGCGCCCTCCTTACCCGGGCGCCGTCTATGCAAGCTATGCCCCGCCGTCGCTCGCCGCGCCGCCCCCGGTGTACTACCCCGCTGCTTCACCAGGCCCGTGCCGCGTGTTCGGCCTGGTACCAGAGCGGCCGCTCAGCCCAGAACTGGGCCCCTCACCGTCGGGGCCCGCGGGTTCCTGCGCCTTTGCCTCGGCTGGCGCTTCTGCCGCTACCACTGGCTACCAGCCAACCGGCTGCGCCGGCGCCCGACCTGCCAACCCCTCCGCCTATGCAGCAGCCTATGCGGGCCCCGACGGCGCGTACCCACAAGGCGCCAGCAGCGCCCTCTTCGCAGCGACTGGCCGGTTGGCAGGCCCCTCCTCACCCCCCGCGGGTGGCAGCAGTGGCGGCGTCGAGACTGCGGTGGACTTCTATGGGCGCACATCACCGGGCCAGTTCGGAGCCCTGGCGCCCTGCTACAACCCTGGTGGGCAGCTCGGAACGGGCAGTGGAGGCACCTACCATGCTCGTCATGCCGCCGCCTATCCTAGTGGAGTGGATCGGTTTGTGTCTGCCATGTGA